A genomic window from Flintibacter sp. KGMB00164 includes:
- a CDS encoding NAD(P)-dependent alcohol dehydrogenase has protein sequence MNGEMNVAVMEGIGKMGYTKRPIPTPKANEVLVKLEYVGICGSDMHYYESGAIGDYVVKPPFVLGHEPGGVVVEVGADVKHLKVGDRVALEPGKTCGHCEFCKTGRYNLCPDVVFFATPLVDGVFQEYVAHEAALCFKLPDNVSTLEGALIEPLAVGFHAANQGSAHAGQTAVVMGAGCIGLVTMMALKAEGVSKVYVVDIMQKRLDKALELGADGVINGKEQDAVKALLEKTGGRGCDLAIETAGTEFTTRQCIQMTKKGATIVLVGYSKSGELTLPISLALDKELTFKTVFRYRHIYPMAIEAVAAGKVNLKGIVTNIFDFDDIQNAMDQSIADKANIVKAVVRIGKEC, from the coding sequence ATGAATGGAGAAATGAATGTGGCCGTTATGGAGGGCATTGGAAAAATGGGTTATACCAAGCGCCCCATCCCCACCCCCAAGGCAAATGAGGTGTTGGTCAAGCTGGAGTATGTAGGCATCTGCGGCAGCGATATGCACTACTATGAGTCCGGTGCCATTGGAGACTATGTGGTAAAGCCTCCCTTTGTGCTGGGACATGAACCCGGCGGTGTGGTGGTAGAGGTCGGCGCGGATGTAAAGCACCTGAAGGTGGGCGACCGGGTGGCGCTTGAGCCTGGGAAAACCTGCGGGCACTGCGAATTCTGCAAAACCGGGCGTTATAATCTCTGTCCCGATGTGGTTTTCTTTGCCACTCCCCTGGTAGACGGTGTTTTCCAGGAGTATGTGGCCCACGAAGCCGCGCTGTGCTTCAAGCTTCCTGACAACGTCTCCACCTTGGAGGGGGCTTTGATCGAGCCTCTGGCGGTGGGATTCCATGCGGCCAATCAGGGCAGTGCTCACGCCGGACAGACCGCAGTTGTGATGGGCGCGGGCTGCATTGGCCTGGTAACCATGATGGCGCTGAAAGCAGAGGGTGTCAGCAAAGTCTATGTGGTCGACATCATGCAGAAGCGGCTGGACAAGGCGCTGGAGCTGGGAGCCGACGGTGTCATCAACGGCAAAGAGCAGGACGCCGTGAAGGCTCTGCTGGAGAAGACAGGCGGCCGGGGATGCGACCTGGCGATTGAGACCGCGGGAACGGAATTCACCACTCGTCAGTGCATTCAGATGACTAAAAAGGGAGCCACCATTGTGCTGGTAGGCTACTCCAAGAGCGGTGAATTGACTCTGCCCATCAGCCTGGCCCTGGATAAGGAGCTGACCTTCAAGACGGTGTTCCGTTACCGCCACATCTATCCTATGGCCATTGAGGCTGTGGCAGCCGGGAAGGTCAATCTCAAAGGTATCGTGACCAATATCTTTGACTTCGACGATATTCAAAACGCCATGGATCAAAGTATTGCGGACAAGGCCAACATTGTAAAAGCCGTGGTCCGGATTGGGAAGGAGTGCTGA
- a CDS encoding carbohydrate kinase — protein MFDLVSLGEILIDFTPSGTTKQGIPLFAQNPGGAPANVLAMNSKLGGSSAFLGKVGPDHFGAYLEHTLKCHGIDTSGLAVDEEIPTTLAFVHLDETGDRSFTFYRKPGADLQLTWTEVKKDLIDACKIFHFGSVSLTDDPCRTAALEAASYAKSHGKIVSFDPNYRPVLWKDPHSAHQWIAKGISLADILKVSEEEMLLMTNQSDPALGSQILLEQGPKAVFVTLGEHGSYYRSQSCHGLCPAARVNTIDTTGAGDAFMGAVLWQMRDLTLEEIAAMDLREIVSFANAAGTLTTTRSGAIPALPSLEEIQHFKNNQEMPL, from the coding sequence ATGTTCGACCTTGTAAGTCTGGGAGAGATTCTCATTGATTTCACCCCCAGCGGCACCACCAAGCAGGGGATTCCCCTCTTTGCCCAAAATCCCGGCGGCGCACCTGCCAACGTGCTTGCTATGAACAGTAAACTGGGGGGCAGCTCTGCCTTCTTGGGAAAGGTAGGCCCGGATCACTTTGGGGCCTATCTGGAACATACCCTAAAATGCCACGGCATCGACACTTCCGGTCTGGCAGTGGATGAGGAGATCCCCACCACGCTGGCCTTCGTTCATCTGGATGAAACCGGTGACCGCTCGTTCACCTTCTACCGCAAACCCGGCGCTGATCTTCAGCTGACCTGGACCGAGGTAAAAAAAGATCTGATCGATGCGTGCAAGATCTTTCACTTCGGCTCTGTGTCCCTGACCGATGATCCCTGCCGCACTGCCGCATTGGAAGCGGCTTCTTATGCCAAGTCCCATGGGAAAATTGTCAGTTTTGACCCCAACTACCGTCCGGTTCTCTGGAAAGATCCCCACTCGGCTCACCAATGGATTGCCAAAGGCATCTCCTTAGCTGATATTTTAAAGGTCTCTGAGGAAGAGATGCTGCTGATGACAAATCAATCCGACCCGGCGCTCGGCTCCCAAATCCTGCTGGAGCAGGGACCGAAAGCGGTTTTTGTGACGCTGGGCGAGCATGGCTCTTACTACCGCAGCCAGAGCTGCCACGGCCTGTGTCCCGCCGCTCGGGTAAACACCATCGACACCACTGGAGCCGGGGATGCTTTTATGGGCGCCGTGCTGTGGCAGATGAGGGATTTGACTCTGGAGGAAATTGCCGCCATGGATTTGCGTGAAATCGTCTCCTTTGCAAACGCCGCCGGCACTCTGACCACCACCCGCAGCGGCGCGATCCCCGCCCTCCCCTCCTTGGAGGAAATACAGCACTTTAAAAACAATCAGGAGATGCCCCTATGA
- a CDS encoding MFS transporter, with product METSQETNIKVPFISKLAYGFGDVGCNFSWMFVGNFLMIFYTDVCGISMATVSTLMLVSRFWDAINDPLIGSLSDRTKSRWGRYRPWLLIGAPLTALVLVLTFWAHPTWSDSSKTIYMYITYCILVLGYTCVNIPYGTLCGALTQNIEQRAQINTSRSVCAMIAINIINMITLPLIALFGKGDQARGYLLLTILYGSIFTACHWFCFAKTKEVVYPPTKEKIPLATQLKAALQNRPYLIALVGQFLFGITLYGRNADLLYYFKYVEGDEGLFTVYSMLLMIPSILGAGAFPFVFRWLGNKGRTASVFAAGTGAAMFAMYFFSATASPIPFYGLAALSQFFFCGFNTAIYAIVPDCVEYGEWKTGIRNDGFQYAFVSLGNKVGMAIGTSLLAGVLGNLGFVANQSQNIAVQSAIHHAFSTIPGVLWIVTAVVLFFYQINKNSYNRIIAELGAKKGAETCSTL from the coding sequence ATGGAAACCAGTCAGGAAACCAATATCAAAGTTCCCTTTATCAGCAAGCTGGCGTATGGCTTTGGCGATGTGGGCTGCAATTTCAGCTGGATGTTTGTTGGCAATTTCCTGATGATCTTCTATACAGACGTCTGCGGCATCTCTATGGCCACCGTCTCTACTCTGATGCTGGTCTCCCGGTTCTGGGACGCCATCAATGACCCGCTGATCGGTTCTCTGAGTGACCGCACCAAGAGCCGCTGGGGCCGCTACCGTCCCTGGCTTCTCATTGGCGCACCCTTGACAGCCCTTGTGCTGGTACTGACCTTTTGGGCGCATCCCACCTGGTCTGACTCTTCCAAAACCATATACATGTATATTACTTACTGCATTTTGGTCCTGGGGTACACCTGCGTGAACATCCCTTACGGAACTCTGTGCGGCGCACTGACCCAGAATATTGAGCAGCGGGCGCAGATCAACACCTCCCGCTCCGTGTGCGCCATGATCGCCATCAACATTATCAACATGATCACCCTGCCCCTGATCGCTCTGTTCGGCAAGGGAGATCAGGCCCGGGGCTATCTTCTGCTCACCATTCTCTACGGCAGTATTTTTACTGCTTGCCACTGGTTCTGTTTTGCCAAAACAAAAGAGGTCGTCTATCCCCCCACAAAGGAAAAAATCCCTCTGGCTACACAGTTGAAAGCCGCCCTCCAGAACCGGCCCTATTTGATTGCTCTGGTCGGTCAGTTTCTGTTTGGCATCACCCTATACGGAAGGAATGCCGACCTGCTGTACTACTTTAAGTACGTGGAGGGGGACGAAGGCCTGTTCACCGTATACTCCATGCTTCTGATGATCCCTTCCATTCTGGGCGCAGGGGCCTTCCCCTTTGTGTTCCGCTGGCTGGGCAACAAGGGCCGCACCGCTTCGGTGTTTGCCGCAGGTACCGGCGCTGCCATGTTTGCCATGTACTTCTTCAGCGCAACCGCCAGCCCCATTCCCTTCTACGGTCTGGCCGCCCTGTCCCAATTCTTTTTCTGCGGCTTCAATACCGCCATTTACGCCATTGTTCCCGACTGTGTCGAATACGGCGAATGGAAAACCGGCATTCGCAACGACGGATTCCAATATGCCTTTGTCTCCTTAGGAAACAAAGTGGGCATGGCCATCGGCACCTCTTTGCTGGCCGGGGTGCTTGGAAATTTGGGCTTCGTGGCCAATCAATCTCAGAATATTGCCGTGCAGTCCGCAATACATCACGCTTTCTCCACCATCCCCGGCGTACTGTGGATCGTGACTGCGGTGGTCCTGTTCTTCTATCAAATCAATAAAAACTCCTATAATCGGATCATTGCAGAATTAGGCGCAAAGAAAGGGGCGGAAACATGTTCGACCTTGTAA
- a CDS encoding ROK family transcriptional regulator — MRTTPANNMDVKRLNRSNTLRCLLRCDKISQPELAQKLKLSWPTVLQNVKELTALGLVQEVGAYESTGGRKAKAYAPVRDAKLAVGLDITQNHVGLVLVDLSGEILRYTRKKRVFSLQEDYLASLGNLLTDFLEDGEGEKLLGIGVSLPGILDEAGERLLYSHALDIYDVETKRFSQHLPYPCIFLNDANAAGMAELWNNPETENLIYLSLSNTVGGAIINGGKIYTGNTLRAGEFGHMTLVPNGRPCYCGKVGCLDAYLSAKVLSSHADGNLAQFFERLRDHDKTATEVWTEYLQYLAVAINNLSMSFDCDVIAGGYVGAFLDEFGGPLREMLAQRNTFEHSGSYLKECSFKLEASAVGAALLQVEQFLQEL; from the coding sequence ATGCGTACAACGCCTGCAAACAATATGGATGTAAAGCGGCTCAACCGCAGCAATACACTGCGTTGCTTGCTCCGCTGCGATAAAATCTCCCAGCCGGAGCTGGCCCAAAAGTTAAAATTAAGCTGGCCCACTGTGCTGCAGAATGTCAAGGAGCTGACCGCGCTGGGTCTTGTTCAGGAGGTTGGAGCCTATGAATCCACCGGTGGCCGCAAAGCCAAGGCCTACGCACCGGTAAGGGATGCCAAACTGGCGGTGGGTCTTGATATCACACAAAACCATGTGGGCCTTGTACTGGTAGATCTATCTGGAGAAATTCTCCGGTATACGCGAAAAAAACGGGTTTTCTCTCTCCAGGAAGATTATCTGGCGTCACTGGGAAATTTATTGACCGATTTTCTGGAGGACGGAGAAGGGGAAAAGCTGCTGGGGATTGGAGTTTCTCTGCCCGGTATTCTGGATGAGGCAGGAGAACGGCTGCTTTATTCCCATGCACTGGACATCTATGATGTGGAAACAAAGCGGTTCAGCCAGCACCTTCCCTACCCCTGTATTTTTTTAAACGACGCCAATGCCGCAGGCATGGCCGAGCTCTGGAACAACCCGGAAACTGAAAACCTAATTTATCTGTCCCTGAGCAATACAGTCGGTGGCGCCATCATCAACGGCGGCAAAATCTATACAGGGAATACTCTCAGGGCCGGCGAATTTGGGCATATGACTCTGGTACCCAATGGACGGCCCTGCTACTGCGGAAAAGTGGGGTGTCTGGATGCCTATCTTTCTGCCAAGGTACTCTCCTCCCATGCTGATGGGAACCTGGCACAGTTTTTTGAGCGGCTGCGGGATCACGATAAGACAGCAACAGAGGTTTGGACAGAGTATCTGCAATATCTGGCCGTAGCCATCAACAACCTGAGCATGAGTTTTGACTGCGATGTGATTGCCGGCGGCTATGTAGGGGCTTTTCTGGATGAGTTTGGAGGGCCTTTGCGGGAGATGCTGGCACAGCGGAACACCTTTGAGCACAGCGGCAGTTATCTAAAAGAGTGCTCTTTTAAACTGGAGGCTTCCGCCGTGGGGGCAGCCCTGTTGCAGGTAGAGCAATTTTTACAAGAACTATGA